In one Raphanus sativus cultivar WK10039 unplaced genomic scaffold, ASM80110v3 Scaffold1082, whole genome shotgun sequence genomic region, the following are encoded:
- the LOC108859577 gene encoding LOW QUALITY PROTEIN: vacuolar iron transporter homolog 2.1 (The sequence of the model RefSeq protein was modified relative to this genomic sequence to represent the inferred CDS: inserted 2 bases in 2 codons) gives MASNFELSERSSPKQQRISPRAEKEEVDYMQRAQWLRAALLGANDGLVTVASLMMGVGSIKEDVKAMLLVXFAGLVAGACSMAIGEFVSVCTQRDIETAQMKRAIETKTSLSAIDEQDEEEKKERLPNPGQAALASALAFSVGAAMPLLAAVFIENHKVRMAVVAIVATLALLVFGVTGAVXGKTSVFKSSVRVVIGGWMAMALTFGLTKFIGSEAMQI, from the exons ATGGCTTCCAACTTTGAGCTTTCAGAAAGAAGCAGCCCAAAACAACAAAGAATCAGTCCAAGAGCAGAGAAGGAGGAAGTGGACTACATGCAGAGAGCTCAGTGGCTAAGAGCTGCCTTGCTCGGAGCCAACGATGGTCTGGTCACAGTCGCGTCGCTCATGATGGGTGTTGGTTCTATCAAAGAAGACGTTAAAGCAATGTTGCTTG GTTTTGCCGGCCTTGTAGCAGGTGCGTGCAGTATGGCCATTGGAGAGTTTGTGTCTGTCTGCACACAAAGGGATATTGAAACTGCTCAGATGAAGAGAGCTATTGAGACTAAGACATCACTATCAGCAATCGACGAACAAGATGAG gaggagaagaaagagcGGCTACCAAATCCAGGACAAGCAGCGTTGGCATCAGCGTTAGCATTTTCAGTGGGAGCAGCAATGCCGCTTCTTGCAGCTGTATTCATAGAGAATCATAAGGTAAGAATGGCGGTGGTAGCGATCGTGGCCACCCTGGCATTGTTGGTGTTTGGAGTGACCGGTGCGG CTGGAAAGACAAGTGTGTTCAAGTCAAGCGTTAGGGTGGTCATTGGTGGCTGGATGGCTATGGCTCTTACCTTTGGTCTTACCAAGTTCATTGGTTCCGAAGCCATGCAAATCTAG